In a genomic window of Prosthecochloris marina:
- a CDS encoding bacteriochlorophyll c-binding family protein — MSGGGVFTDILAAAGRIFEVMVEGHWETVGMLFDSLGKGTMRINRNAYGNLGGGGASLRGSSPEVSGFAVPTKAIESKFAK, encoded by the coding sequence ATGAGTGGAGGAGGCGTATTTACCGATATCCTAGCCGCAGCCGGTCGTATTTTTGAAGTGATGGTTGAAGGGCACTGGGAAACTGTCGGTATGTTGTTTGATTCTTTGGGTAAAGGTACCATGAGAATCAATCGTAATGCTTATGGTAATCTGGGCGGTGGCGGTGCAAGCCTTCGCGGTTCTTCGCCTGAAGTTTCCGGTTTTGCTGTGCCAACCAAAGCGATTGAGTCCAAATTCGCCAAGTAA
- a CDS encoding chlorosome protein C — MGESYQNLRKDFKNLELPDRMTFLAEGTLLTGQSAIVGGLELLGNVVETVTGTVGSLVDATGIGRVLGSTSGVVGDTIDRVAITVKDVSKTAGDLYSDAVKNVENVTENAATAVGDAGMSASETVKGVKNSISGRK, encoded by the coding sequence ATGGGTGAATCGTATCAAAATCTTCGTAAAGATTTTAAAAATCTCGAATTGCCGGATCGTATGACATTTCTTGCAGAAGGAACTTTGCTGACCGGACAGAGTGCGATCGTCGGCGGGCTTGAGCTTCTCGGTAATGTTGTTGAAACGGTGACTGGAACTGTTGGATCACTGGTGGATGCAACCGGAATTGGGCGAGTACTTGGCAGTACAAGTGGTGTTGTTGGGGATACCATTGACAGGGTGGCCATTACGGTAAAAGATGTTTCCAAAACAGCAGGTGATCTGTATTCTGATGCAGTGAAAAATGTTGAAAATGTTACTGAAAACGCTGCAACAGCAGTAGGTGATGCCGGAATGTCTGCATCCGAAACTGTTAAAGGTGTTAAAAACTCTATAAGTGGTAGAAAGTAA
- a CDS encoding TRC40/GET3/ArsA family transport-energizing ATPase, which yields MRILTFTGKGGVGKTSVSAATAVRLSESGYRTLVLSTDPAHSLSDSFNIALGPEPTKIKENLHAIEVNPYVDLKQNWQAVQKYYTRVFAAQGVSGVVADEMTILPGMEELFSLLRIKRYKAAGLYDALVLDTAPTGETLRLLSLPDTLSWGMKAVKNVNKYIMKPLSKPLSKMSDKIAYYIPPEDAIESVDQVFDELEDIREILTNNDNSTVRLVMNAERMSIKETMRALTYLNLYGFNVDMVLVNKLLDAQEDSGYLEKWKGIQQKYLGEIEGGFNPLPVKKLKMYDQEIVGLKALETFAKDIYGDSDPAQLMFNEPPIKFERHGDIYEVQLKLMFANPVDIDVWVTGDELFVQIGNQRKIITLPISLTGLDPGDAVFKNKWLHIPFDLNTQGQHHREKEFNKV from the coding sequence ATGCGTATCTTAACATTTACGGGTAAAGGCGGAGTCGGAAAAACAAGCGTTTCTGCTGCAACTGCTGTGCGTTTGTCGGAATCTGGTTACCGGACACTGGTACTGTCTACAGATCCGGCTCACAGTCTTTCGGACTCTTTTAATATAGCTTTAGGGCCTGAACCTACCAAGATAAAGGAAAACCTGCATGCAATCGAGGTAAACCCGTATGTTGATCTCAAGCAGAATTGGCAGGCTGTTCAGAAATATTACACTCGAGTATTTGCGGCGCAAGGGGTCTCTGGCGTTGTTGCTGACGAAATGACGATTCTTCCTGGCATGGAGGAGCTTTTTTCCCTTTTGAGAATCAAGCGTTACAAGGCTGCCGGTTTATACGATGCACTTGTTCTGGATACGGCGCCTACAGGCGAAACATTGCGTCTTCTTTCACTGCCTGATACTCTTTCCTGGGGAATGAAGGCTGTGAAGAATGTTAATAAATATATTATGAAGCCGCTCAGCAAGCCTCTTTCCAAGATGTCGGATAAGATTGCCTACTATATTCCGCCTGAGGACGCAATAGAATCAGTGGATCAGGTTTTTGATGAGCTTGAAGATATCCGGGAGATTCTTACCAACAATGATAATTCGACGGTCCGGCTTGTCATGAATGCTGAAAGAATGTCCATCAAAGAGACTATGCGTGCCTTGACATATTTGAACTTGTATGGCTTCAATGTGGATATGGTGTTGGTCAACAAGTTGCTTGATGCACAGGAAGACAGCGGTTATCTCGAAAAGTGGAAAGGCATTCAACAGAAATATCTGGGAGAAATTGAAGGAGGGTTCAACCCCTTGCCGGTTAAGAAACTCAAGATGTACGACCAGGAAATTGTTGGACTCAAGGCTCTTGAAACTTTTGCGAAAGATATATATGGCGACTCTGATCCTGCCCAGCTTATGTTCAACGAGCCTCCTATCAAATTTGAACGGCACGGTGATATTTATGAGGTTCAGTTGAAGCTTATGTTTGCTAATCCCGTAGATATTGATGTATGGGTTACGGGTGATGAGCTTTTTGTTCAGATCGGGAACCAGAGAAAAATTATTACGCTGCCGATAAGTCTTACAGGGCTTGATCCTGGCGATGCTGTTTTCAAGAACAAGTGGCTGCATATTCCTTTTGACCTCAACACTCAGGGGCAGCATCACAGGGAAAAAGAGTTTAATAAAGTCTGA
- a CDS encoding dihydroorotate dehydrogenase electron transfer subunit: protein MHANSAITDNTVTIVSNECIGPDVSLIAFRCPEIAMHAKPGNFVNIKINPQNEPLLRRPFSIHNIEEDRVEIMAKSVGCGTNLLSRTPAGSTLQVLGPLGNSFTIDTPDYDTALLVSGGIGTAPMRFLEKVLLTRGKKVHHIIGGQSGRDIQKRGLTNYHIATMDGSHGYRGTAIDLLRQKYASFSGSGPIKVFSCGPNPMLKALAAFCQDHALPCEASLESIMGCGIGICYGCTVELKNIFDNETSTILLCQEGPVIEAERLLF from the coding sequence ATGCACGCAAATTCAGCCATTACAGACAATACAGTCACCATTGTTTCCAACGAATGCATAGGACCAGATGTTTCACTCATTGCTTTCCGGTGTCCGGAAATAGCAATGCATGCAAAACCAGGTAACTTCGTCAACATTAAAATCAATCCGCAAAACGAGCCGCTCCTGAGAAGGCCTTTTTCCATTCACAATATCGAGGAGGACAGGGTTGAAATCATGGCAAAATCCGTCGGCTGCGGAACAAACCTTCTCAGCCGCACACCGGCCGGATCAACGCTGCAGGTGCTGGGGCCATTGGGAAATTCTTTCACTATCGATACCCCCGATTATGATACAGCCCTTTTGGTATCCGGAGGCATCGGAACCGCACCGATGAGGTTTCTTGAAAAAGTTCTTCTTACAAGAGGGAAAAAAGTCCATCATATTATCGGCGGACAATCGGGTCGAGACATCCAGAAAAGGGGGCTAACCAACTATCATATAGCAACGATGGACGGGTCTCATGGATATAGGGGCACGGCTATCGATCTTCTTCGCCAGAAATATGCTTCGTTTTCCGGCTCCGGCCCCATTAAAGTTTTTTCCTGCGGCCCAAACCCTATGTTGAAAGCACTCGCTGCATTCTGCCAAGACCATGCACTCCCTTGCGAAGCATCTCTCGAATCAATCATGGGCTGCGGTATAGGAATTTGCTATGGATGCACGGTAGAACTCAAAAACATTTTCGACAATGAAACATCTACGATATTGCTATGCCAGGAAGGCCCGGTCATCGAAGCCGAAAGGCTTCTGTTCTGA
- a CDS encoding single-stranded DNA-binding protein: protein MARGLNKAMLIGHLGNDPEMRVTASGQSVVNFTVATNESFRDNNGNMQERTEWHRIVAWGKLAEICNQYLKKGRQVYVEGRLQTRSWDDNKTGEKKYTTEIICSDMQMLGSGRDQGGQGYDSNPSFQQPTAQKNSFRDDTPDQGGGLSETEKDDLPF from the coding sequence ATGGCACGTGGACTCAATAAAGCAATGCTCATAGGGCACCTCGGCAACGACCCTGAAATGCGGGTAACCGCCTCGGGGCAATCTGTTGTTAATTTTACCGTCGCAACCAACGAAAGTTTCAGAGACAACAATGGCAACATGCAGGAAAGAACCGAATGGCACCGCATTGTTGCCTGGGGAAAACTGGCTGAAATTTGCAACCAGTACCTGAAAAAAGGCCGACAGGTTTACGTTGAAGGCAGACTACAGACCAGAAGCTGGGATGACAACAAAACCGGAGAAAAAAAATACACAACGGAGATCATCTGTTCCGACATGCAAATGCTCGGATCAGGAAGAGATCAGGGCGGACAGGGTTACGACAGCAACCCGTCGTTCCAGCAGCCCACTGCACAGAAAAACAGCTTCAGAGATGATACCCCTGACCAAGGCGGAGGTTTATCCGAAACGGAAAAGGATGATCTGCCGTTTTGA
- the holA gene encoding DNA polymerase III subunit delta, producing the protein MKKLQKEITSGNTSPVYFFHGPESFLKEELTDLIKKKAFPSEEEAALNTTVLYGQDLTLGEIVSRASEFPMFTSRKLMIVKQFGKYKKQGAQNKQKQHLEQFIRYTQNPVDATILVLDADQIDKKEIQKAPFKDLLPFRHDFPLIKNPDIFATERAAQQGWEFDPEALKAFSTYIHPAAREIARETEKLIMYASSRSDEKRITSSDVYECVGISKQYNVFELEKALAAKNLRLCSGISLMIMEREGQKEGLMSIVRYLTTFYIRIWKLHSPGSRNLPLSETAKMLGMFGKQEYFAKNFLQYATRFSLSDTERAIQALQQTDAALKGLEAYPDEKYLLLRLMQQLLSQK; encoded by the coding sequence ATGAAAAAACTTCAGAAAGAAATTACATCGGGTAATACCTCCCCGGTTTACTTTTTCCACGGCCCTGAAAGCTTTCTCAAAGAAGAACTGACGGATCTGATCAAAAAAAAAGCGTTTCCATCTGAAGAAGAAGCAGCCTTGAACACCACTGTTCTTTACGGCCAGGATCTTACCCTGGGTGAAATCGTATCCAGAGCGTCCGAGTTTCCCATGTTCACCTCCCGGAAGCTGATGATCGTCAAGCAGTTCGGGAAGTACAAAAAACAGGGAGCACAAAACAAACAGAAACAGCACCTCGAACAGTTTATCCGTTATACCCAAAATCCGGTCGACGCGACGATACTCGTCCTCGATGCGGACCAAATCGACAAGAAAGAGATACAGAAAGCTCCTTTCAAGGATTTACTGCCGTTCCGGCATGACTTTCCTCTGATTAAAAATCCCGATATTTTCGCTACCGAACGAGCCGCTCAGCAGGGCTGGGAATTCGATCCTGAAGCTCTCAAAGCGTTCAGCACCTACATACATCCTGCCGCGCGTGAAATAGCCAGGGAAACCGAGAAGCTCATCATGTATGCCTCCTCGCGGAGCGACGAAAAACGCATCACAAGTTCCGATGTCTATGAATGCGTAGGTATATCAAAGCAGTACAATGTTTTCGAACTCGAAAAAGCCCTTGCAGCCAAAAACCTGAGACTGTGTAGCGGAATTTCCCTGATGATCATGGAAAGAGAAGGGCAGAAAGAAGGACTTATGAGCATCGTGCGCTACCTTACAACATTCTACATCAGGATATGGAAACTCCATTCACCCGGATCCCGAAATCTGCCGCTGTCCGAGACGGCGAAAATGCTTGGCATGTTCGGCAAGCAGGAATACTTCGCAAAAAATTTCCTGCAATACGCAACAAGATTCTCTCTAAGCGATACTGAACGTGCGATACAAGCATTACAGCAGACCGATGCCGCGCTGAAAGGGCTCGAAGCTTACCCGGACGAAAAGTATCTCCTCCTCCGTTTGATGCAGCAGCTTTTAAGTCAAAAGTAA
- a CDS encoding NAD-dependent epimerase/dehydratase family protein has translation MGLNILITGATGFIGAVLVDYLKNRNDNVSVLLRPESDPVKAASLRVNVRKGRYDDPASLREAVQDMDIIIHLAGVTKSIHEKGFYDGNVLPVKALLEAVKEANPGLHRFLLVSSLAAAGPADNPEPGIREKDVPKPVSAYGKSKLEAEKVCRSYKDILPVTIVRPPAVYGPGDKDVLQFLLLLKKGVVFAAGDIGVQRLSLVHVNDLVRGIVMAAESPAGAGESYFITSQQGYSWDELSVAAAKELEIKKFRKISLPKLLMKFFGYIAGSVSTITGRPGFLNSDKVNEMVQDYWVCSPEKAESRLGFTASVSLEEGMRSTIAWYKEQGWI, from the coding sequence ATGGGGCTGAATATTCTGATTACCGGCGCTACAGGGTTTATTGGAGCGGTTCTTGTCGATTACCTGAAAAACAGAAATGATAACGTCAGTGTGCTGTTGAGACCGGAAAGCGATCCTGTCAAAGCTGCTTCGTTACGAGTGAATGTCCGAAAGGGTCGTTATGACGATCCGGCTTCGCTCCGTGAAGCTGTGCAGGACATGGATATTATTATTCATCTTGCCGGTGTGACAAAGTCGATACATGAAAAAGGCTTCTATGATGGTAATGTTCTGCCGGTAAAGGCTCTTCTGGAAGCGGTCAAAGAAGCGAATCCCGGCCTGCACCGCTTTTTGCTGGTCTCTTCACTCGCGGCAGCAGGTCCGGCGGACAATCCTGAGCCGGGAATAAGAGAAAAAGATGTGCCGAAACCGGTTAGTGCTTACGGGAAGAGCAAGCTCGAGGCGGAAAAAGTTTGTCGTTCCTATAAAGATATCCTGCCAGTAACCATTGTCAGACCACCGGCGGTATACGGTCCGGGCGACAAGGATGTGCTGCAGTTTTTGCTTCTGCTTAAAAAGGGGGTGGTGTTTGCTGCCGGTGATATCGGCGTGCAGCGCTTAAGCCTTGTGCATGTGAACGATCTTGTTCGCGGTATTGTCATGGCTGCCGAATCTCCTGCAGGGGCTGGGGAGTCCTATTTTATCACATCGCAGCAAGGGTATTCATGGGATGAATTATCTGTTGCTGCAGCCAAGGAACTGGAAATAAAGAAGTTTCGGAAGATTTCGTTGCCGAAGCTGTTGATGAAATTTTTCGGTTATATAGCAGGTTCGGTAAGCACGATCACCGGGCGACCGGGTTTTTTGAATTCGGACAAGGTAAACGAAATGGTGCAGGATTATTGGGTTTGCTCGCCTGAAAAAGCCGAAAGCCGGCTCGGGTTTACGGCATCGGTGTCTCTGGAAGAGGGGATGCGCAGTACTATCGCATGGTACAAGGAGCAAGGGTGGATATGA
- a CDS encoding aminotransferase class I/II-fold pyridoxal phosphate-dependent enzyme codes for MKTRKDLFKKCYDFTLADEIKSLGIYPFFHPIEETEGPVVSFAGRKLIMAGSNNYLGLTADERVKEASINAIRKYGTSCSGSRYMTGTVNLHIELEEKLAEFFEKERCLLFSTGYQTGQGVIPTLVQRGEYVICDKDNHASLVAASIMAVGQSAKFVRYSHNSIEDLERVLQTIPEDAGKLIVADGVFSVSGEIVELPRLVELAKEYGARLLLDDAHAVGVIGRDGRGTPSEFNLVDQVDLMMGTFSKTFGSLGGYVVGERDVINFIKHNASSLIFSASPTPASVAAVLTSLEILKSEPELIERLIVNTDYIRQGLAAEGFRLMPSRTAIVSVIIGDQMKTMVFWKRLFDAGVYVNAFIRPGVMPGHEALRTSFMATHEKEHLDKVITEFSTIGKELEVI; via the coding sequence GTGAAGACACGTAAAGACCTTTTCAAGAAGTGCTACGATTTTACTCTCGCCGATGAAATAAAATCATTAGGCATATACCCTTTTTTTCACCCTATCGAAGAAACCGAAGGCCCGGTTGTTTCATTTGCCGGCAGAAAGCTCATCATGGCGGGCTCAAACAACTATCTGGGCCTCACTGCAGATGAAAGAGTAAAGGAAGCATCGATAAACGCCATCAGGAAATACGGCACCAGTTGTTCGGGCTCCCGCTATATGACCGGCACGGTCAACCTGCACATCGAGCTGGAAGAAAAACTCGCCGAGTTCTTTGAGAAAGAACGTTGCCTGCTTTTCAGCACCGGTTACCAGACAGGGCAGGGAGTCATTCCGACACTGGTCCAACGCGGCGAGTATGTCATTTGCGACAAGGACAACCATGCCAGCCTTGTAGCAGCCTCGATCATGGCTGTCGGACAGTCCGCAAAGTTTGTAAGGTATTCACACAATTCCATTGAAGACCTTGAAAGGGTATTGCAGACAATTCCCGAAGATGCCGGCAAACTGATCGTTGCAGACGGAGTATTCTCCGTATCCGGGGAAATTGTCGAACTGCCAAGACTGGTCGAACTTGCCAAAGAATACGGAGCCAGATTACTGCTCGATGATGCACATGCTGTAGGTGTTATCGGACGAGACGGACGAGGGACCCCCTCGGAGTTCAACCTCGTTGATCAGGTCGACCTCATGATGGGTACTTTTTCCAAAACATTCGGTTCGCTTGGCGGCTATGTCGTTGGCGAACGAGACGTTATCAACTTCATCAAGCACAATGCATCGTCCCTGATTTTCAGCGCGTCACCGACACCGGCAAGCGTCGCTGCCGTACTCACGTCGCTTGAAATACTTAAAAGCGAGCCGGAATTGATTGAGCGGTTGATTGTCAACACCGACTATATCCGTCAGGGTCTCGCAGCCGAAGGTTTCAGGCTGATGCCGTCCCGTACAGCTATCGTATCCGTTATCATCGGTGACCAGATGAAAACCATGGTATTCTGGAAAAGGCTTTTTGATGCGGGAGTTTATGTCAATGCGTTTATCCGCCCTGGTGTCATGCCCGGTCATGAAGCGTTGAGAACAAGTTTCATGGCAACCCATGAAAAAGAACACCTTGACAAGGTTATTACCGAGTTCAGCACCATAGGCAAAGAGCTCGAAGTCATCTGA
- a CDS encoding TonB-dependent receptor has protein sequence METKHYQALPLFRFFLFLLILVLQLSSFPAKAADPPGSLSGKITDKTDGEAIIGASAMLENTTLGSASDIEGNYAIQGIPAGTYKLKVNAIGYTPFSQTVTIAPGQATTLDPQLGQTTVMASEIVVGAALYEQDRLEVPVTASVVTSEQIKEEPNPTLDEVVADVPGVVVNRAGGYGTSTIQIRGSNTFQGGAIGTRVQGLYDGFPINTPTTGEVVWTNVNMNAAEKVEVLKGAAATLYGSGAMGGVINVFGALPDKFEVKAGASGGFYDNPSDSDKSTYFDDNTPWFWNTYVGIGDKRGDLNYSLLYTHADDDGYKETSQTLLNDVKLKARYDIDSKQYIQLSSYYNQTEGGYPTTWSFEMDPFGGDFMYTPFPETGFDTSSRRVFGTYTLPFPPYTSLPFDETFDKSLFVDDTIERKNALVGLNYVNLLSDDFSLDTRLYYTYNSSRINYNNTDATQVYPGPAELSFFPDPSVTFRTKDRLPGEFNDDRAHRYGAGIKLDYRASDRHRLLFGVDGNIVDVQSTQYTAEIPSAHSLNDDDLNEIQEKNFAVFLQDEFKMTDRLTALFSLRYDWSGIDADDVNFIDYSTLEKLPTTVEIENPSVDALSPRIALNYKATDDMSFRASWGRSFRAPTLSERFVRDAGLFMGNPNPALDKETMTAYEIGMYKVFSDRVSFDIAAYINNYDNLIESVFKEGAAGPYYEFENFRKARIWGIETSLNIKPVEYLSLDLGYSYMNAKIVDYEATGASIDRNPDPEWLPMRPEHTASASVTWKATERLTLNTTGRYVSEYKAVNFYTRPDGYGYPGDFIVVDAGLKYKLTDNLTSSLLCKNITNKLYSEAEWFRSPSRSFILGLDFVY, from the coding sequence ATGGAAACAAAGCACTACCAGGCGCTCCCCCTCTTCCGTTTTTTTCTCTTCCTTCTTATACTCGTACTCCAGCTCTCGTCTTTTCCTGCAAAGGCAGCAGATCCTCCCGGCTCATTGAGCGGAAAAATCACGGATAAAACCGATGGTGAAGCGATAATCGGTGCCTCAGCCATGCTTGAAAACACAACCCTCGGCTCGGCATCCGACATTGAAGGAAACTATGCAATTCAGGGCATTCCTGCAGGAACATACAAACTCAAGGTCAATGCAATAGGTTATACACCGTTTTCACAGACGGTCACTATCGCACCCGGCCAAGCAACAACCCTCGACCCGCAACTCGGGCAAACAACAGTCATGGCGTCAGAAATCGTTGTCGGTGCCGCGCTTTATGAACAGGACAGGCTTGAAGTTCCGGTCACGGCATCGGTCGTAACCAGCGAACAGATCAAGGAAGAACCCAATCCCACACTCGACGAGGTTGTGGCCGATGTTCCCGGTGTCGTAGTGAACCGCGCAGGGGGTTACGGCACGTCAACGATACAGATTCGCGGCTCGAACACGTTTCAGGGTGGAGCCATCGGCACTCGCGTACAGGGCCTCTATGATGGCTTTCCGATCAACACACCGACAACAGGTGAAGTTGTATGGACAAACGTGAACATGAACGCGGCTGAAAAAGTCGAGGTTCTCAAAGGCGCTGCAGCCACGCTTTACGGCTCTGGAGCCATGGGAGGCGTTATTAATGTTTTCGGCGCCCTGCCTGATAAATTCGAGGTAAAGGCTGGTGCAAGCGGCGGTTTTTACGATAATCCGTCAGACAGCGACAAAAGCACGTATTTTGATGACAACACACCCTGGTTCTGGAACACGTATGTCGGCATCGGCGACAAGAGAGGGGACCTCAACTATAGCTTGCTCTATACACACGCAGACGACGACGGATACAAGGAAACCTCCCAAACCCTGCTAAACGATGTCAAGCTCAAAGCACGCTACGATATCGATTCAAAACAGTACATACAGCTATCATCATATTACAACCAGACTGAAGGCGGATACCCGACGACATGGTCGTTTGAAATGGACCCGTTCGGCGGAGACTTCATGTATACACCGTTTCCTGAAACTGGCTTCGATACATCGTCAAGAAGAGTTTTTGGCACGTATACATTGCCATTTCCCCCCTATACGTCCCTACCGTTTGACGAAACCTTCGATAAATCCCTGTTCGTTGATGACACCATCGAAAGGAAAAATGCGCTGGTTGGCTTGAATTACGTAAACCTTCTCAGTGACGATTTCAGTCTTGACACCAGGCTTTATTATACTTACAACTCGAGTCGCATCAACTATAACAATACCGATGCGACCCAGGTCTATCCTGGACCTGCTGAATTATCATTTTTTCCCGATCCATCTGTTACATTCCGAACAAAAGACAGATTACCCGGTGAATTCAATGATGATAGAGCACACCGTTACGGGGCCGGCATCAAGCTTGATTACAGAGCAAGTGACCGTCACCGACTTTTGTTCGGTGTTGATGGCAATATCGTTGACGTTCAATCGACACAATACACGGCTGAAATACCATCAGCACACTCTCTGAACGATGACGACCTCAACGAGATACAGGAAAAAAACTTTGCTGTATTCCTGCAGGATGAGTTCAAAATGACCGACCGTCTGACAGCCCTTTTCTCTCTCCGCTACGACTGGAGTGGTATTGACGCAGACGACGTCAACTTCATCGACTATTCAACATTGGAAAAACTCCCAACGACAGTCGAAATCGAAAATCCATCCGTTGACGCACTCAGCCCTCGTATCGCCCTGAATTACAAGGCAACCGACGATATGAGCTTCCGAGCATCCTGGGGAAGGAGTTTCCGCGCACCCACGCTTTCCGAACGCTTCGTTCGTGATGCAGGATTGTTTATGGGCAATCCCAACCCTGCGCTTGACAAGGAAACCATGACCGCCTATGAAATCGGCATGTACAAGGTTTTCTCCGACCGTGTCTCGTTCGATATCGCGGCATACATCAACAATTACGACAACCTGATCGAATCAGTTTTCAAGGAAGGAGCTGCCGGCCCATATTATGAATTCGAAAACTTCAGGAAGGCAAGGATCTGGGGTATCGAGACCAGCCTGAACATAAAACCGGTAGAGTATCTGAGCCTAGATCTCGGTTACAGTTACATGAATGCAAAGATTGTCGATTACGAAGCCACCGGTGCTTCCATCGATCGGAACCCTGACCCTGAATGGTTACCAATGCGTCCAGAGCATACCGCTTCGGCAAGTGTAACCTGGAAAGCAACAGAGAGGCTCACCCTTAACACAACGGGGAGATATGTGAGTGAATATAAAGCCGTTAATTTCTATACACGACCAGACGGTTACGGCTATCCAGGCGATTTCATCGTTGTCGATGCCGGCCTGAAGTACAAGCTTACGGACAACCTTACTAGTTCGTTGCTCTGTAAAAACATCACAAACAAGCTGTATTCCGAAGCCGAGTGGTTCCGCTCTCCTAGCAGAAGTTTCATTCTCGGTCTTGATTTCGTCTATTGA